A window from Engraulis encrasicolus isolate BLACKSEA-1 chromosome 11, IST_EnEncr_1.0, whole genome shotgun sequence encodes these proteins:
- the LOC134457955 gene encoding uncharacterized protein LOC134457955 produces MQPEQVIAMGALQIPSQPVYVLTGHAMDQDHASLQPSQGQSQLSPPLATSSSSSSSSSSFSSSQASCMVSVLPASCSRLEVAVVVSLLTAAAIAILVLLYCVLVLRYKLKVAQARHAMEYWGFFRSASYDLKEPGLPEVFPVPVSVTVPLPVPLADITPGANGTALHHTVDSKPQQQSTPLPPSPRPPPSPPPSPPPPVRPAAQENPSPPPYSEPASSEVSGASSGFSPPCFSTQLEAPLAVPRPVAMRASPGVSPVLRPASTPSIPFPSLPRPLHPLPPPPTPPRPLSAHPLPHPYMDNSPPSPYLSWGACSDVDVYASVGSMRLSRTSSGSQTQVILFEHSAV; encoded by the coding sequence atGCAACCAGAGCAGGTGATAGCCATGGGGGCTCTTCAGATCCCATCCCAGCCCGTGTATGTGCTAACCGGTCACGCTATGGACCAGGACCACGCCAGCCTGCAGCCTTCACAGGGACAGAGCCAGCTCTCCCCGCCCCtggccacctcttcctcctcctcttcctcctcctcctccttctcatcctcccagGCCTCCTGCATGGTCTCGGTCCTGCCGGCCAGCTGCTCCAGACtagaggtggcggtggtggtgtctCTGTTGACGGCGGCTGCCATCGCCATCCTGGTGCTGCTGTATTGCGTCCTGGTGCTCCGGTACAAGCTGAAGGTGGCCCAGGCCAGACACGCTATGGAGTACTGGGGCTTCTTCCGCTCGGCTAGTTACGACCTGAAGGAGCCTGGCTTGCCGGAGGTGTTCcccgtgcctgtgtctgtgacgGTGCCGCTGCCCGTGCCGTTGGCGGACATAACACCTGGTGCGAATGGCACGGCGTTGCATCATACGGTTGACtctaagccacagcagcagagtACGCCACTACCTCCATCTCCAcggcctcctccatctcctcctccatccccacctccacctgTGCGTCCTGCCGCCCAGGAGAATCCGTCGCCTCCTCCGTATTCAGAGCCAGCGTCATCGGAGGTCTCAGGTGCAAGCTCGGGCTTTTCTCCTCCATGTTTCTCCACCCAGCTGGAGGCACCGCTCGCCGTGCCGCGGCCCGTCGCCATGAGGGCCTCGCCTGGGGTGTCCCCCGTGCTGCGTCCCGCCTCCACCCCCAGCATACCTTTCCCGTCCCTACCGCGGCCCCTCCACCCGTTGCCTCCCCCGCCGACCCCACCGAGACCCCTCTCGGCCCACCCCTTACCCCACCCTTACATGGACAACTCCCCCCCCAGCCCCTACCTGTCCTGGGGAGCGTGCTCGGACGTGGACGTGTACGCCAGCGTCGGCTCCATGAGACTCTCAAGGACTTCCAGTGGAAGCCAAACCCAGGTGATTCTGTTTGAACATTCCGCTGTGTGA
- the htr1ab gene encoding 5-hydroxytryptamine (serotonin) receptor 1A b, giving the protein MDDRNNTSVWLLHNATDEQGDQNSTGDVELSLSYQISTSFFLGALILCAIFGNACVVAAIALERTLQNVANYLIGSLAITDLMVSVLVLPMAALYQVLGKWTLGQVTCDIFVSLDVLCCTSSILHLCAIALDRYWAITDPIDYMKKRTLRRAAILISVTWLVGFSISIPPMLIMKSQSEAEEQVCMINEDTWYTIYSTSCAFYIPLILMLVLYGRIFKAARFRIRRTVKKPENKKVKCLTVSPALFHKKPKGEGGKNWKSSVEPKPTSCVNGAVKHADDGESLEIIEVHSSSKNSLPLPNTPQSVPLFENRHEKNIEAKRKIALARERKTVKTLGIIMGTFIFCWLPFFIKALVMPFCSSCHMPRWLGDVINWLGYSNSLLNPIIYAYFNKDFQSAFKKILKCHYCRP; this is encoded by the coding sequence ATGGATGACAGAAACAACACATCCGTGTGGCTTCTACACAACGCAACAGATGAGCAAGGGGACCAGAACTCGACGGGGGATGTAGAACTGTCACTCAGCTACCAGATCTCCACATCGTTCTTCCTCGGCGCGCTCATTCTTTGCGCCATATTTGGGAACGCGTGTGTGGTGGCAGCCATTGCGCTGGAAAGAACGCTCCAAAACGTCGCAAACTATCTCATCGGCTCCTTGGCTATAACAGACCTGATGGTGTCTGTGCTAGTTCTTCCGATGGCAGCACTTTATCAAGTATTAGGCAAGTGGACTCTGGGACAGGTAACTTGTGACATTTTTGTGTCTTTAGACGTGCTGTGTTGTACCTCATCCATATTGCACCTGTGCGCAATAGCCTTGGATAGATACTGGGCGATAACAGATCCCATTGACTATATGAAGAAAAGGACACTAAGACGCGCCGCGATTTTAATCAGTGTCACTTGGTTGGTAGGATTTTCCATATCCATCCCACCCATGCTCATCATGAAGTCCCAGTCCGAGGCTGAGGAGCAGGTTTGCATGATCAACGAAGACACCTggtacaccatttactccacctCGTGCGCCTTCTACATCCCGCTCATTTTAATGCTGGTCTTGTATGGAAGGATATTCAAAGCTGCCCGGTTCCGTATACGCAGGACTGTGAAGAAGCCCGAAAACAAGAAGGTGAAATGTTTGACTGTTTCGCCGGCACTTTTTCACAAAAAGCCAAAGGGGGAGGGCGGCAAAAACTGGAAGAGCAGTGTGGAACCCAAACCGACCTCGTGCGTAAACGGCGCAGTGAAGCATGCCGACGACGGCGAGTCTTTGGAGATTATCGAGGTTCACAGTAGCTCCAAAAACAGCCTCCCTCTCCCCAACACGCCTCAGTCGGTCCCACTCTTTGAGAACAGACACGAAAAGAACATCGAGGCCAAAAGGAAAATAGCGCTGGCACGGGAGCGCAAAACTGTCAAGACGCTCGGTATTATCATGGGCACTTTTATCTTCTGCTGGTTGCCCTTTTTCATAAAAGCCCTGGTGATGCCATTCTGCTCCAGCTGTCATATGCCCCGTTGGCTCGGAGATGTAATCAACTGGCTTGGGTATTCAAACTCACTCCTAAATCCCATAATATACGCTTATTTCAACAAGGACTTTCAAAGTGCTTTTAAAAAGATTCTGAAATGTCACTACTGCAGACCATGA